A window of Pseudomonadota bacterium contains these coding sequences:
- a CDS encoding GNAT family N-acetyltransferase produces the protein MERQEKSRKGANMGENRFVIRQMTKDDVELAVDWAAREGWNPGLNDAACFYNTDPQGFFIGELNSEPIGCISAVSYGDSFGFIGFYIVREELRGKWYGVELGKRAMSYLGARNIGIDGVVKKIKNYEKFGFTLAHRNIRYEGRGGGSGSTGVVELAALPFETIVFYDAGIFPAKRATFLERWIIQPDGASLGFLEDGKLKGYGVIRPCRTGFKIGPLFADSFDIAERLFDALTGKVSAQAPVFLDVPAINPPALALAQGHNMTPVFETGRMYNKKMPAVPIRKIFGITSFELG, from the coding sequence ATGGAACGGCAAGAAAAAAGCAGGAAAGGTGCGAATATGGGTGAAAATAGGTTTGTCATACGACAGATGACAAAGGATGATGTTGAACTTGCTGTTGATTGGGCAGCCCGGGAGGGCTGGAACCCCGGGTTGAATGACGCAGCATGCTTCTATAATACGGACCCCCAGGGTTTCTTTATCGGAGAACTGAACAGCGAACCGATAGGGTGTATCTCTGCGGTCTCTTATGGAGACTCTTTTGGTTTTATAGGTTTCTATATCGTCAGGGAAGAACTGCGCGGGAAATGGTATGGCGTCGAGCTTGGAAAAAGAGCAATGAGCTATCTTGGCGCCCGAAACATCGGTATCGACGGAGTGGTGAAGAAAATAAAGAATTATGAGAAGTTCGGTTTTACCCTTGCCCACAGGAATATTCGATACGAAGGCAGAGGAGGAGGATCAGGCTCCACCGGAGTTGTTGAACTGGCAGCTCTTCCCTTTGAGACGATTGTTTTCTATGATGCCGGTATTTTTCCGGCGAAACGGGCCACATTTCTTGAACGATGGATTATACAGCCGGATGGCGCATCCCTGGGTTTTCTCGAAGACGGGAAACTGAAAGGCTACGGTGTGATACGCCCCTGCAGGACAGGATTTAAAATAGGCCCTCTATTCGCCGATTCCTTTGATATTGCCGAAAGATTGTTTGATGCATTGACAGGAAAGGTGTCGGCGCAGGCACCTGTGTTCCTCGATGTCCCCGCAATAAACCCCCCTGCCCTCGCGCTCGCACAAGGCCACAATATGACGCCCGTATTTGAAACAGGCAGAATGTACAATAAAAAAATGCCCGCTGTTCCCATAAGGAAGATATTCGGAATCACAAGTTTTGAACTCGGCTAA